One stretch of Oryzias latipes chromosome 7, ASM223467v1 DNA includes these proteins:
- the LOC101175159 gene encoding gametocyte-specific factor 1, translating into METRIRFGSSTSPCRMSHDEDGKEQLLEAKENGDPDEIVQCPFDKNHQIRHCRFPYHILKCRKNHPKLAEELKACPFNARHLIPKQELAHHVEICENRADPTKSEGKDKNCAWYVPVVARENSCKTEDWDMEAEDHAVPFVWGANPQLNEQPINNLPPRFEAPNGLPWASFRQ; encoded by the exons ATGGAGACCAGGATCAGATTTGGATCATCTACCAGTCCATGCAGGATGAGCCATGATGAAGATGGGAAAGAGCAGCTTTTGGAGGCAAAag AAAACGGTGACCCAGACGAAATCGTGCAGTGTCCTTTTGACAAAAACCACCAGATCCGCCACTGCAGGTTTCCATATCACATTCTTAAATGCAGGAAG AATCACCCGAAGTTGGCCGAGGAGCTGAAAGCATGTCCTTTTAATGCTCGCCACCTGATTCCCAAACAAGAGCTGGCTCACCATGTTGAGATCTGTGAGAATCGTGCAGACCCTACAAAAT CTGAAGGCAAAGATAAAAACTGTGCATGGTATGTTCCTGTTGTTGCACGGGAAAATTCATGCAAGACTGAGGACTGGGACATGG AAGCAGAAGACCATGCTGTTCCATTTGTGTGGGGCGCTAACCCCCAGCTGAATGAACA GCCCATCAACAATCTTCCTCCACGTTTTGAAGCACCCAATGGCCTCCCCTGGGCATCTTTTAGACAGTAA
- the LOC101174426 gene encoding gametocyte-specific factor 1 isoform X1, with product METTNTFGSARTVVEEREQLSAENDEKGNSDPEKLLLCPFDKNHLIRTCRFPYHLIKCRKNHPKLAAELKTCPFNACHLIPPHELAHHTETCAHRVTVDPKVTSTDDCTGWEVPITAWVNPDMTEDWDKEIEDKGIAFVWGADLVLRQMKEANPSKHFDLKFGATNTLPWDSSNH from the exons ATGGAAACCACCAATACTTTTGGATCTGCCAGGACAGTAGTTGAAGAGAGAGAACAACTGTCTGCGGAAAAtg ATGAAAAAGGAAACAGTGACCCAGAAAAACTCCTGCTGTGTCCTTTTGATAAAAATCACCTAATCCGCACCTGCCGCTTCCCTTACCATCTGATCAAGTGCAGGAAG AATCATCCCAAGCTGGCCGCAGAGCTAAAAACCTGCCCATTCAATGCTTGCCACCTAATTCCTCCACACGAGCTGGCTCACCATACGGAGACCTGTGCCCACAGGGTCACCGTGGACCCGAAAG TTACAAGCACAGATGACTGTACAGGATGGGAGGTTCCAATCACTGCATGGGTGAATCCAGACATGACCGAGGACTGGGACAAAG AAATAGAGGACAAGGGTATTGCATTTGTGTGGGGTGCTGATCTTGTGTTGAGACAAAT GAAAGAAGCAAACCCTTCCAAGCATTTTGATCTCAAATTTGGAGCCACCAATACTCTCCCCTGGGATTCTAGCAATCATTAA
- the LOC101174426 gene encoding gametocyte-specific factor 1 isoform X2, producing METTNTFGSARTVVEEREQLSAENDEKGNSDPEKLLLCPFDKNHLIRTCRFPYHLIKCRKNHPKLAAELKTCPFNACHLIPPHELAHHTETCAHRVTVDPKVTSTDDCTGWEVPITAWVNPDMTEDWDKEIEDKGIAFVWGADLVLRQMCGVEGVAPVGPELM from the exons ATGGAAACCACCAATACTTTTGGATCTGCCAGGACAGTAGTTGAAGAGAGAGAACAACTGTCTGCGGAAAAtg ATGAAAAAGGAAACAGTGACCCAGAAAAACTCCTGCTGTGTCCTTTTGATAAAAATCACCTAATCCGCACCTGCCGCTTCCCTTACCATCTGATCAAGTGCAGGAAG AATCATCCCAAGCTGGCCGCAGAGCTAAAAACCTGCCCATTCAATGCTTGCCACCTAATTCCTCCACACGAGCTGGCTCACCATACGGAGACCTGTGCCCACAGGGTCACCGTGGACCCGAAAG TTACAAGCACAGATGACTGTACAGGATGGGAGGTTCCAATCACTGCATGGGTGAATCCAGACATGACCGAGGACTGGGACAAAG AAATAGAGGACAAGGGTATTGCATTTGTGTGGGGTGCTGATCTTGTGTTGAGACAAAT GTGTGGTGTTGAAGGTGTGGCTCCTGTTGGACCAGAGCTGATGTAG